accttggagtttggcctactttttgaaaactttaaccttgctaataacttttgaacaataagtgatagagctttgatatttcacatgggtattccttgtgacaagatccttccgttggtactaaaccttttgaccttgacatttgacctactttaaaaaattgacattcataacttctaaattgtaaatattagagctttcatattgcacatgagcatttcttgtgacaagatctttctactggtataCCAAGttatttgtctttgtgaccttgaccaccttcggaattggccattatcgggggcatttgtatttcacaaacacatcttgtcattttaaatattCACCTAATATAACTGTGCATATAGATTGTATACCAAATGCCCAAGAGCATGGAATACCACTGGTTAAGAAAAACCCGGTTTTCACAGCGTGTAATTATGTTACATATAGTTGcattattctctttagagaagtcgaaaggcatagccttcatcgacttctcttcgcaagtattcatgttttgattctggaaaacgtgtaaatgccggagtcggtgacgggttatgcttcgaccgacttttcgactcagatgtgcccggatttacgcaatagacaagttgttttcaaacatttaacagcaatgcacaaaaaccgtcacaaggaaatcaaaatttacTTGCTATTAATCCATTTTCTACATGTCCCCTgtccgggtttacgttaactggtcttgggagctgtcacaacaggggaccagttaagagaaaagcaggctgacgtaatcatagttgtgatttaaacccgggacagggacATGTtaaaaatggattaaaagcaagtaaatGTTGTGATACGGGGTCTCGATTTTTcagaaggaccgtcccatttagtcacctctaaTGACAAGAAAGTGGTACTGCAATcttattaaaatcagatcttctctaaccgttacactggagcggttagagaagatctgattttaactaGATTGGTGGTActgtggacctattctaacccggatccccacggggcatttttttttttttttgtgttggtGTGTGGGAGCAAAAACTGTTTCGAAATGGTACTGTCATTAACTTGCTTGTCAATCATCATATTTACTGTGTATTGTTATCTGAGATGAAGAGTGAATCATATATTTAGATTTtagatttttcctttcaatttTGTAACATTTCTAAATGTTTGTATTATGAAAGAAATTTAAACGCTATAGCGGGGATTCCCCTCTGAAATATGTGTACATCGTGTGATTTTGTTGTCTATAATTTTCAATGTGACctcatacatgtgtatgtggaAAGGCCAGAACATATAAgtgattaatagaatccttcattagtacgaatACGGGATTGGGAAATTCCACTGTCAGGGGGACAATATTTATTatcagtctaggacgaggctttgtcAAGTCATATTATAAAACTTGGTCACATGGTTGACTGAATTAATTCTTGTACTCTGTGTACTCtgtgtattattttaatgtGTGAAATCTATTTAATCTAAGGCATACCAATTTGTAATTGAAATTATACTATTCCCTAGTATTAAAAAATAGTATCCGTCCGATCGTCCAAAAATATTCGCTTATAGATTTTTcgattgtttttatttaaacacaCAAGAGACCTAGACATAACGTAGCGACCGGAAACGCGGGTAGAAAGTCGTGAATGTTGAAGACGCCAGGTAGAAGCGAAAATGCCGGTCTTTATAGGATTCCCAATCATTGCTCAGAATAGAACTCGAGGCTGAGGATGCGACTGGAGTGTTATTTAAAGACTTCTTTTTGCAGATGATCGTCGgcaagttttgaaaatacatgtttaaATTAGAGAAATGCAAAACAGCGATACAATTGATTCCAAGGGTACCGTTGAATATTACGCGCACGACTTGATGTGGAACCAGTAAAGTAGGGGACATGTATCTCTATGAAATACTTAGAGAATTTAACATTTACAATGGGAGGGACAAAAGTTTCTTCAAAACTTAAAAATCATCTCCTTAAATTATTGCCATCATATTTAAATTCTGCTCTAAAATATGTCAAAGTACCAGCATTTTATACTTTATAGCTGATAatttaagtatatatatttactgtatAGAAATGCGTAAAATTAAAGACAAGCGGACATTTGTTTATactgaaaatttacaaaatcatTTCATGCATAAAAATGAACCTAATTCTTTATTTTTGGAATAATCATAAAGCAATATAATTTAATACAGTTTGACATAAGGGTCTCTTGTGTACAGCTGGAACGTGTTTGTTGAGAATAACGGAAGGTCATTTTACAGATATGGCTGTGTGACGCACTGCGAAATCCTATCCTTGGGTCATTTTTAGTTCTATTGTACGTAAATGATACTTGAGGTAACCAGCAAATTTAGGTTTTTCGCAGATGGCATTTCCTTGTGTCCTATCAATGGTAAACATTGATATACTGTTACGGTAAACAAGCATCGCCCTCTAAACATTTAAATCAATTAGCTGTGGACATGTACGAAACCCGTATATATGATAAGtcagtttgaatttatttcaaagtaGAACTATGGTGTATCAAGATGATTAAgcatattaatttttatgtctAAAATTAAACGCGTGTATTAtcagttatatatacatgtatctaaaattATATTATGCATCTATACTTTGAACTTGTGCATACACGTATGTATAATTTGGAATTATTCAGAAAATGATTCAAACCTAATATAAAAAGATATTGATCATGGCCAGCTAGTAGtctaaatttataaaaatatttttgagatACTGTTTAAGTAAAATTTCCATGCTGTaagaaataaaaagaagaaaacaaaaaaaaacaatttaagTCTACCATTTTGGAGTGCGAAACACGATGTAGGAAAGCGGAGTAGGGCTTCCGAGCTTGTGAAAACCTTAATTTTGTTCAAAGTCAAATTAAAAGTCatgcaaatgatattttgttgaatCGACATGCCCAAAAATAAACCTCGCATATATAGTAAATCTGTGCACACGTTAAAGGGCCTTTCAAAGCTCGCCTTTCTTTACCCATGGATATAGACTAGTCTGTAATCTATGGAGTGTAAAACGCGGATGTACAAACATGTATTTTGGACACTTGATATTAATAAGTGACCGTGTTTTTTACGTTATTAACGAATAATTCCGCCGCACCGTCCTATTCTTTATCACATTAATCAATACGAAACGGTCTACTGCTCTGCttttcagaaaacataaatccattcttgaaaaataaaaatgaagacACTTCAATGGACACAAGTGCATGATAGATAACTCTAGTTCCCAGAAACATTATTTACGGCGCCTTTTCAAGTAGGTTTTTAAACGATTACCATGTAAACTGCCAAAACAGTTTTATCCTGAAAAAAGAACAAACTTGAGAAAAAGCTCTTGAACAAAGGcaatacattaattttttttttcgtgcaTTGAGTTCGCCGGCTGGTGGCAAGATGAGATTCCTGAGAGTGCGCGCTGACTTATGTCACATCTCCAACGACGAATACAACGCTCTCACTAAAACCATTTGTTCATACTTTTCATCATTAGAATCAAAATAGCCATTCGTAAAATTTCTATAATTCCCAATTTCTGACTAGAGTAGGGCATATACGTGTTTATAAATCCATTATCATTTAAATAATGTAACTTGTAACACCATTGTTTattccgggggggggggatgcatTTTTCTGTACTTTTAAGTTGTGATTTAATACGGCTTTTTTCCAACATTCCAATTCACTTAACACTGAGAGAAATCACACCTAGAGATGATGTAtatgtgttttatatattttatcgCCGTTTTATATATCTTTCTCTTAGAATTGGGTGAATGAGAAAAGCATTAGCGGAAAAGAGCAATTATAACCCACATATTTGCATGCACGTGTCAGATTTTGTTATGTTTTTTCCCCCTTATGTTGTGGTCTACTTGTGTAAGAAATAAACTTAGAATTTCTACACAGTATCCTTGTAATAATGTTAATCGAACTCATGGCTTGGTTTTATAGGCATACACGTTATTTTACTAAATGCATCCATCTTTGATAATACATTACCTCGGTCTTTCGATTTATTGAAACCCAATGCCAGCTCCTATGATGTCATTAGTCATTAGTATGAGTTGAAACCGACTGTCAACGGAAATATTTCGCGTTAATCAAGCTCATACTTGAACATGGCGAGGAGAAGCCGAGCTGCATATGGGCTTCATCAACCAGACATGTACATTCCGTAGACGATCACTGATAAACCTCGGAACTTTTTATTTTGTCGAGGAACACACCACAACAGAaatgtttcatatttcaaaatatttttatacaaatctGCTATTTTGCCgtaaatggattttttttactatcTATAAGGATGTAGTGGTAGTCACGTGTCGTATTTCATCCAATGACAGGGCGACATTCTACTCCGCGGTAAAATAGATGTGGTGATTTTGTTGGCACGTCACCTCATTAAGATCTtaattgattaaaattataattaCAGTTTAATGGAAATATTGAATTGCATTTGATTTGAAGTATGTGACATATCTATTAGATGGCCGAGAGCTTTTCTGTGTGTTCTGTACTGGCACTGCCTTGCAGTAGCTGATCATTCATGATAAAGTTCTTGGAAATTCTTTGTGttatttaagtacatgtaagtacacaGCAGATATGTTTGAAACAAGCTTATCAAGGATAGCCATACACGGCCATAGAACCTttacaattcaatttattggatctcatatCCATTGTGCAATGGTATACAGAGATAcgaagacaaaaagctgttacatacacatttagtaaataatacatggtgtaataaagtatttatcaagttagaaaaaacaaacaaccgtgttattattaatgtgaagtatgggcattctagatAGGGGAGCACATCTTATTTATTTCCTTAATGAAAGTACATGATGATGGAATTTACGCATATATCGGTTTGATTTTTAATTATGTATGTCATAGATTAGGATTTCAAATTAATCGAAATGTGGTCTAGATATATGAAaacattgttttaatttcaCTTTAAGCTAAGGTAGTGAAAACTACattaaaataatacaaaaataaattgtCTTCCGATTTCCGAAAGCGAATAGACGGAAatattgcatatacatatatacatgtacatgtgtgagAAGTAACCACCCTACCCTACCAGTGGAAATGGGTCAATACTGCTGCTGTCGAACTACTGCCCTAAATAATATCCAAAGTGTGTGGTACACGCATGGGAAAGTGTTTTCTATATTCAAACATCCTTATCTCCAACCTCAACACCACCTTTACGAAAACAACAACACTTCCATCACAGAGGATTTGGGACAAATGATACAGCCGTGTCAGTTCGCTGAGGTTAAATCTATAATGTAGCGATGTGAtataataacaattttcataaacgtttatcaaaatatacatttttttattcaaCAAGTAGAGAATCGCTTATTGTGAAGATTGAGTTTAGTGACCCCCCAGTGTTTGAGAGGGTTGTGGAATTCCAGAAGGTGGACAGGAATGTCAGTTATCTCCCCTAGGAATTGAAGCTCCTCCAGTTCTATCTGCATGTCCTCCACTAGGTTTTTGTGATCCTCACAACTCCACCTTAACCGGATTTCCTGAATCTCATGGCGCAGAGAAAGGAGCTGCCTGGCGAGGGCTTGATCCACAAGTCTCATGGCATGCTACAAGACAAcaattgtttgattgattgattttatatattgcTTAACGATCCTcgcgagaatatttcactcatatggagacgtcaccattgccggtgaaggactgcaatttaggcctatgctcggcgctaacggcctttgagcagggagggatctttatcgtgccacacctgctgtgacacagggcgtcagtctttgtggtctcatccgaaggaccgctccatttggtcgcttcttacgacaagcaaagggtactgaggacctattttaacccgaatccccacgggaccaaTTGCAATAGATAGTTTTGGTTGCCATACTCTGTAATCGCTAGTTTACAGTGTGCTCTATGACAAAATGTTCTGGTTTTTTTATTATGCATACTAGTAGTGGTAGGTGATGATCACAAACAATTAGGATTTTCAATGAAAGTAACAGTTCAACTTTATCGAGATTTCCAGCATTTCATAATTTGTTAGTGAATATGATGACGGAAACTCTCGTGATATGCTTCATTTAGGAATAAACGGCATGTTAATTTTTGTTACATGTTTTGGATTAAGCGTATAGAAACAAAAGAAACACGATGAaaattatgcaaatatatacCCCTATAATACAAACATTACCTCCTTATATCTGATATTCTAtacttttgtttgttttgttgaagttgggtttttgttttttttttttttgttttttttttttataaatacatgtatacactataTAGGGTTTTATATTCAATTTAAAAGTGAGTACTTTTATCGCGTAATTAAATGCACTGAAACATGCGGTAGCGCTTCCTGAAttatgccggcgtgaagcgtcacagttcataccttcatcaacttctaaaaataaatttacattctactttcatttctgtgggaatcaatagatgtactatatctATCAAACATACGCACTTTATTTACAACTGCTGCACGTTAAAAGGAATAGACGTAATTGGTCAAACAAGATAAACTCGTCACAATATTGAGCTGTAGAATATACGCTGGTTGTGTCAAAGGATATGAGAGGTATGGATGTTAAAAATgcacaatttaattaattatttgTTGGATATCAATATATACACAATACTTTCAAATTATTCATAAAGGAATTAAAGAAACTcgtgaaataattaaaaattatatctaAGGAGGTTGTTGAAGCGTATTTTTTGGCAATCTAGTACAACCTTTATTGAGTCATTTCAAATAATCCTATGATTATcaggtcaaatatcaaaaggTTTGCATAATTAAGGGGTTATCACAGTAATACGCCTCTCtgtaattcaattattttcatcttaACTACCATATCTTGATTATTGTTGATTCTTAGAGATACAGTTATCTTATTGATACGCGGGGCAATAAACATGTTCAACTTAAAGGAAAATGCTTCACACGTGTTTGACATTTTGCATTTGTTTGTTATCTAAAGTAAGAATAGTGCCACTGTGTATCTACTTGTTCACAAGAGCAGTATGATTAAGAAATACTTATCCATGTATACGAGAGAATTATTTTATAACTCTAGGAGAAGATCCTACGACATTTCAGAACATATTTCTTCTCATCCCTTTGCATATACAGTATTTCTAtaataacatgtatatatacaacacaatatGTTTCAGTCTACGACAGTATATTGCTATGCGTGTCTAAATCATTGCATTACAATTTAGGGAAATACTCATTGTGCATATGTGATAGAGTCTATAATCATTAAAGGAGAGTAGCTTGCTTGAGCATTTTAGGTacttctttatttgaaaaattgggatgattgattattttttaattagtaactttaatcaaatatatattaactATAACATAAATCTCTGTATGGTTTGCGCCCCATACTATATGTATGAATGATCTGTTTAATTTCCAGACGTCAGATGTATGACATGTCTAAAAACGAACATAAAACCAATTTATTAGAAAACTCTTTTCAATATTCTAGTGTTCAGCTGTGCCTTTTTTAATGCTAACTACTTAATCTGTTTTTAATTGAAGCATCGCGAAACGTcttgtaaataaaaacaatcttAATGTGCCTCTGTAATTTGTTGTTTTCCCAGATTATTATGTATATTCATTGTAATTTTGATATGTTAAAGAAGGTCTTCACAATGGCTAGTATCCTAGTATCCTGCACTATCCTTATTCTGTGGGGatccgtgttagaataggtcctcagtacccccttgcttgtcgtaagaggcgattaaatggggcggtccttcggatgagaccgcaaaaaccgaggtcccgcgtcacagcaggtgtgactcaagatccctccctgctcaatggccataagtgccgaacataggcctaaattttgcagcccttcaccggcagtggtgacgtctccatatgagtgaaatattctcgagagggacgttaaacaatattcaatcaatcaatcctgcaCTATCCAagttattttctataaataagtTCTTATTGGTGGTGTACTAAGAAGGCAGATATTGGTGTTATGAAAGATATCatcaatgatgatgataataatagaCAAACGGAAGTAATGTCAATCATATAAAACACTCATTTCTATCAATTTCATAAGGAAAACATATATATCTCAAAGTAATTGAATATGATAgttttttgaaaaaacaaattcaaacgATTTAAAGAAAACATCTTCTTTTGTGACTTGTTTGAAAAAGGTCGTTTTTGATTAGATTATTTTTACTTCTGAATCAATACTAAAAAGCAAATACTAGATAACGAGATAACGAAGTCAGTTCCATTGTCACATTAGTTCTCAAACATTTAAAACGAGATAATCGAGAATACACTGatacaatttttaaatttgaaataccAGCTCATGTCGAATCCAGTTCAAAGCCTGATCAATGGACACAGTTCTTCCATCACAAACCACTTGACCAACAGGGGATGTTTTTTTCAATGGGCGCTTATTGCGACTGTCATCTGTCCAGTTATTCAACGAATTCTCATATAAAACAGCTtttctattcctttgtttgaaAAAATTGTCATAGTGATTAGTTTTCCAGTTGATGTAGCTCTGTCGTTTGGTCTGAAGGCGTAACCTCGAGGCAGTGGCGCGCAGTCGCACAAGATCCGAGGGTGATCCCGGGGGTACAGGCCTTTCGTCATCGTGGTCAGCAACGTAATCTGAATTTTCCGATAATCCCTCTTTGATCACATTCAGACCAGGTTGTCTTGATATTGGCTTCATAACTTGAAAATGTTTTATAGATAAAACTCCAGGTTTTTACAACAGAAATAAATATCTTTTAATGATGATACTTCGGTTCCATCCTCACTGATTGACACAAGGAATCACAATGTCTTACGTTAATCAGATCTTTTTCTGTGTGTGCCATTCTCTTATCCATCACTTAATTGACTCATCAGCTAAAAGCGATCCAAACATGTTATCGTTCCGACACGATTATGAGGTGCATGTTGCAAGCTTAACTTCTCTGTTTCCTATGAAATTCGAGTGGTTCCTATCTTTTAAAAGTTCAAAGAGTCTAGTCAAATATATTCGTTTCAAGGAGAAGTTCTTGGCGAGCACTGTGCGGTAAAATGAGACCGTTGTTAATTACTGCAGTAATGCTCAATTGGAAACATGTTGGTTTCATCGCGACTCCGACTATTTGTGATCCCGATCGTGAAGAATTTTCTGTTGATTGAGGAAACAAGAATGTCAGTATTTCGGACAATGGTTCTACAGAAACACTGACCACGACA
Above is a genomic segment from Ostrea edulis chromosome 3, xbOstEdul1.1, whole genome shotgun sequence containing:
- the LOC125673177 gene encoding protein FAM167A-like, which codes for MKPISRQPGLNVIKEGLSENSDYVADHDDERPVPPGSPSDLVRLRATASRLRLQTKRQSYINWKTNHYDNFFKQRNRKAVLYENSLNNWTDDSRNKRPLKKTSPVGQVVCDGRTVSIDQALNWIRHELHAMRLVDQALARQLLSLRHEIQEIRLRWSCEDHKNLVEDMQIELEELQFLGEITDIPVHLLEFHNPLKHWGVTKLNLHNKRFSTC